GACCTCCGCCTCGTCCGCGGGCGCGGAGGCCGGCCGGCCCTGGGCGTCGATCCGGTCGTAGCGCACGGTGGCGATGATCTCGCCGCCGACCGTGACGGCCAGCCCCACCCGGTCCACGTAGTCGTGATGGGTGAAGCGGCGCACGTCCTTGGCGGAGAGGCGTGGATACGGGGCGAAGAAGCGGTAGTACTTCGACTCGTCGGACACCTGCTCGTAGAAGCTGACCAGCCGCTCGGCGTCGTCGGTGGCGATCGGCCTCACGCGGGCGGTGCCACCGTCGCGGAGGACCACATCCGCTTCCCAGTGGTCGGGGTACGCGTGATGCGGACTCTGGTCCGACATGGGCTCCATGCGGGAAGCCTACGGCTCACCCGTATCCGGCCGCGGGAGGGCTACGGTGGGAGCGGGCCGCGCCACCGGGCGCGTACCGCGTGGGAGTCCGGTCCGGACGACTGTTCCGGTCCCACCGGCGCCGCGCGGACGGCAGGTCCGCCCCGCAAGGGGCACGAGTGATTCGCGAAGGGCAGAACCATGGCTGAGCGCCGCGTCAACGTCGGCTGGACCGAGGGCCTGCACGCCCGCCCCGCTTCCATCTTCGTCCGTGCCGCCACGGCTTCCGGCATCCCGGTCGGCATCGCCAAGGCCGACGGTCCGCCGGTGAACGCCGCCTCCATGCTGGCCGTGCTCGGCCTGGGCGTCCAGGGAGGCGAGGAGATCGTCCTCTCCTCGGAGGCCGAGGACGCCGAGGCCGCCCTGGACCGGCTGGCGAAGCTGGTCGCCGAGGGGCTCGGGGAGCTCCCCGAGACGGTCTGAGACCGGCCGGTACGGACCGGCTCCCCCTTCCCGTGGTGGGACCGCGGACCCTGCCCGGGGTCCGCGGTCCCGTTGTTCCCGGGGCCGGGAGAACGAGTCCGCGAGCCGGACGAATTCACGTTCCCGATATGCGCGGGGCGCCGGGCAGAAACGCCGAGGACAAATGAATCCGGGCAGCCGGAAGAAAGCCTCGCGACTCGCGGCCTTATTTGTATACGGCGCATGTGTTAATACCTGAGGCCCGCAGTGTTTACGACATGTTGCGAAGTTCTCACGCGCGGCACCCCGGCCTTCTGAGCGGGCCGTCGCAGCCGGTGGGCGGCCGTGGCCCGCTCGGTGTGCTGCGCGGTCAGCGCCCTGGCGCGTTCCGCGTCGCCGCGCGCCACGGCGTCCACGATCGCCCCGTGCTCGGCCCAGGAATCGGCCGGCCGGGCGGGCCGCTCGACCGTGTACATCCAGGCGATCTTGTGCCGTAGCTGGGTGAGCAGAGCGATCAGCGCGGGGCTCCCCGACGCCTGGGCCAGCGTCTCGTGGAACCAGCCGCCCAGCGACCTCAGGTCTTCGCCCTCCCCCCGGCGCACCCGCTCCTGACCCAGTCTGACCAGGCCACGGAGCACCTTGAGGTGGGCCTCGGTGCGGCGCTGGGCGGCACGGGCGGCCCCGAGCGGCTCCAGCAGCATCCGGATCTCCAGCAGGTCTGCGGCCTCCTGTTCGGTGGGCTCGGCGACACAGGCGCCGGCGTGCCGGCGGGTGACGACGAACCCTTCCGACTCCAGGGTGCGCAGAGCCTCGCGCACCGGGACGCGGGAGACCCCGTAGCGACGCGCGAGCACCTCCTCGGTGAGGCGGCTGCCGCGCGCGAAGACACCGGAGACGATGTCGTCACGGATTGCCGTGCATACCGAATGCGCGGGAATGCGCATGTCCGAACCTCCGCCTTAATCCCCGCGAAACGCGGCCGATCGACGCCTGTTCCGTGACTCTATTGCAATCCGCGCGCGTTTCCGACGGCAGGGCGGAATCCATGGATATCTTCCGGCCGGAAAACGGCTCGGCACGGCTTCGGCCGGCCCGCGCGGGAAGAGGTGCCGGGCCCCGGTCCGAGGGGTCTTCGGGCCGGATCGCGATCCGCTGCCGCGGACCGGTCCGGTGCCGCGGAGAAAGGCGCCGGGGCCGGGCGGGCGCGCCCGCAGGCCAAAGGGACCGGCGCCCCGTGGGGCGGAGGGACCGGCGACGGCGGGGCAGAGGGGCGGCCGGTGGCGGAGCGGCCGACGGCGGGCGGGAAGGGGCCTGCGGACGGAGGTGACGGCGGGCGGGGGAAAGCCTGCGGACGGAGGGGTGGCGGTGCCCGCGTGAGCGGGGTCCCGCACGCGCCGCCCTCGTGGGCGCCGGGCCCGGACGGGCCGCTCAGTCCGAACTGTCGTCCGCCTTCGCCGCCGCCCGGCGGTATTCGGCGTTGATGCGCTGGGCCTCCTCGAGCTGGTCCTCGAGGATGATGATCCGGCAGGCGGCCTCGATCGGGGTGCCCTGGTCGACGAGTTCCCGGGCCCGGGCCGCGATCCGCAGCTGATAGCGGGAGTAGCGCCGGTGGCCGCCCTCGGACCGCAGCGGGGTGATGAGCCGGGCCTCGCCCAGAGCGCGGAGGAAGCCGGCGTTGGTGCCGAGCATCTCCACCGCCCGCCCCATCGTGTAGGCGGGGTAGTCGTCGTCGTCGAGCCGGCCGCCGAGCGGATTGTCCGCTGTCATCTGCACCTCTTCCTGGGAACGCGTCGAGGGGCCTTGGTGCCGTACGGCACCAAGGCCCCGAAGGAAATTCAACACCATCCGCCGGCTTCGATGCTGCGCCGGCCTTCTGTTTCCGCAGGTCCGCCCCGAGAGGGGAGGCCGTGCGGGGATCGCGGCTGCCTGACCGGGGACCACCTTCCGTTCCGGGGGTCTTGCGGTGCCCGGGCCGCACCCCTCGCGCCCGGGCGATCCTGATGGCGTCTTCCTCCTCTGCCGGAATACCGTCTCCGCCGCGCGGGCGGTCGCCGCCGATGCCCCCGGTGTGGCGGGCACCTTCCCGGCAGCCGCCCTCCCGCCCCTTACGTCCGGGGCGGGAGGGGCCACTGCCGATCCCAGCACGCGCGCCCGCAGTCCGGCGCCTTTGCTGGGTTCACCTCATGGAACGACTGCGGTTCTTCCCACTGGGTCATACCGCGGCGGCCCCTGGAACCGCGGGCCGCCCGGTGCGGCGCCAGTCCCGTCACCGTCCTGCTACCACCTGGCTCCGGAACTCCGCCACCGCACCGTACTGCGACTGCTGCTGCCCGGCAGTCCATCCCTGCCGGGCTCTCGAACCTTGGCTACGGAAGAAATATTAGGCACGGAAGAGCGCGTTGTCTACCTTCGCCAAGACAGATTCTGGCGTGTCGGCCGATGAGGTATCCAGGTGCGTACGGATCAGAGGTCGAGCAGGTCCTCTCCGGGCCTCCCCCGCTCCCCCACACGGCCGACGCTGCTCCGTGACTCCCGCCACACGCCCGCCGGAGCGGGGGCCGGCCCGTCCGGTCGGGGCGGGCGACGGGGCCCCTCCCACGCGGACGCCACCGCCGGGGCGGGGCCACCGGCCGCCGTCCCCCGGGCCTCCGGTTCCACCCGCCCGGCCCGTGAATAGAATCGGCTCTCATGTCGAAGCCTGACGAACTGCTCGTCGACGTCGCCGCCATGGTGGAGTCCGGGCACAGCAATCAGATGTCCTTGACCGTCGTGACCGGTGGGAGCGTCATCACCGGGCGACTGGCCCCCGAAGCCGTGTGGAGGCAGCGGGTGTCGGAGGTCCTGACGGACTCCGCCCGCCTGGGCGAGTTCGCCGACATCTTCACCGCCACCGACGGCCCCGAGGACGGCCCTCCCACGCATCTCCACTTCCATGTCGCCCGCATCCTCCAGGGGACGGTGGGCATTCCGGAGACCGGCGGGATGTACCGGGTCTCCATCGAGGACGTCACCGCCTGGACCGTGGGCGACTTCAGCTACCACTGATACCGGCGCACCGGCGGGCGCGGTGCGCCGGCCGGTGCGCCGCGCCGCCTCGCGTCACGGAAACGAACCCGAGCGAAAACCGAGAAAAAGAGAACACGATACGGCTGGGCCGTACCCGTGCCCGGCCGCAGGAAAAGCGACCGGGCACGGGTACGTATCTCCGGAACGGGGCACAAAAAAATCCCGCGCCAGGGCGCGGGGACCGGAGACAGGGCCGGAAACCCGGGATGCGGCAGGGCCGGTACCCGATATCACGAAGAACCGGATCAGCGGACCGGAACAGGAAAGGACGGGGCCAAAAAAGCCGGGTCCGGGATTTCACCGAAGGGCCGACCTCGGCCCGGACGGCGCCGGGGCCCGCACCTTCAGGAGGTGCGGGCCCCGGCGCGTGGGCGCGAGATCAGGCGGGAACGATGTTCTCGGCCGTCGGGCCCTTCTGGCCCTGCGCGATGTCGAAGTTCACCTTCTGGCCTTCCTGCAGCTCACGGAAGCCCTGGGCGGCGATGTTCGAGTAGTGGGCGAACACGTCGGCGCCGCCACCGTCCTGCTCGATGAAGCCGAAGCCCTTTTCCGCGTTGAACCACTTCACGGTGCCAGATGCCATGTCTGTCTCCTTCGGGGTGATACCCGGAGCCCACACCGTGTGGCCTCCGGTTGTCGCACGCCGTTCACCCCGACCGGCCGATGACCGGAAATACTTGAATGCGGTCCGAGGTGGTTGCCACCTCGGAGACACCTACGTTTTGGGATCCACAACTGCAACTGACTTCGACAGTAGCACGGTGGCGACCGCACGGAATGATCCGGAATTCCGAACGACCCACCGGCGGAGATTCCCTCGCCGCACCCCTTCGTTATTTCTCACTCCGCGGGAACACATATCGACGCGCCGGAGAAGAAGCATTTCGGGGTGGCGCCCACCGGACCGGGACACCCCCACGGCTCCACCGGCCGGCCACGAGCCGGCGGAGGGCGGGCGTCCGGGGCGTTTCGGATACCCGCCCCGCCTTCACGGGCACCGGCACCGCACCCCTTGCTCGACCTATCGCTTATCGATAGCTTTCTATCGTTGGACGATCGAGGGAGAGATGATGGGACGCATGACCGTGCTCGCCCTGCGGGCGGTACTCGCGGCACTGCTCATGGGCTCGGTATTCGTACAGGCCGTGATGGTGCCGCTGCTGGCCATGGATCTGGGTGACCTCGCCGCGGATCACGCGTATCTGCGGACCCCGCTGCTCACGATCGTCGTCCTGGGCTTCGTGACGGTCGAGATCGTCCTGGTCTGCGTATGGCGGCTGGTGACGATGGTCCGGCGCGGGACGGTCTTCTCGCACGCCGCCTTCCGCCATGTGCACGTGGTGATCGGCGCTGTCGTGGCGGCCGCCCTGCTGGTCCTCGCCCTCGCGGTCCTCCTGGCCCCCGGCGAAGCCGTGGCCCCGGGCGTGGTGCTCCTGGTCTGCGGGGCGGCCGTCGCCGTCCTCGGTGTGGCGCTCGTCGTGCTCGTGCTGCGGATGCTGCTCGCCCAGGCCGTCGCACGTGACGTCGAGGCGGCGCGGATGCGGGCCGAACTGGACGTGGTGATCTGATGCCGATCGTCGTCGGCATCGATGTGATGCTCGCGAAGCGGAAGATGTCCGTGGGCGAGCTCGCGGAACGGGTCGGGATCACCCCCGCCAACCTCGCGGTGCTCAAGAACGGACGGGCGAAGGCGGTCCGCTTCGCGACACTCGCGGCGCTGTGCGAGGCGCTCGACTGCCAGCCGGGAGACCTGCTGCGGTGGGAGGCGGCCGAGGAGGAGGGGTGACCGGCCGGCCGCCGTGGACGCCGGGCCGCCCCGGAGCCCCGCGCCCGGCCCGTGCCGGGGGGCCGGGCGCGGGACGGGGAGCCGGTGCGGGACGGGGGCCGGGCGTGGGACGGGGCCCGGTGCGGACCGCGTCGCTCAGAGCTGGACGCCGTGCGAACGGAGGTAGGCGACCGGGTCCATGTCGGAGCCGTAGTCCGGGGTCGTACGGGCCTCGAAGTGCAGGTGCGGGCCCGTGGAGTTGCCGGTGGAGCCGGAGAGGCCGATCTGCCGGCCCGCGGCGACGCTCTGGCCGACGGACACGTCGATCGAGGAGAGGTGTCCGTACTGGGTGTAGGTGCCGTCCGTCATCCGGAGCACGACGTTGTTGCCGTACGCGCCTCCCCATCCGGCTTCGACGACCGTGCCGGCGCCCACCGCGACGACGGAGCTGCCGGACGCGGCGCGGAAGTCCACGCCCGAGTGGCTGCCGGAGGACCAGAGGGAGCCCCCGGACCTGTAGCCGGTGGTGACGTACGAGCCGGCGACCGGGAGGCGGAAGGCGTTGAGCCGGGCGCGTTCGGCGGCACGGGCGGCGCGGGCCTCGGCCTCGCGGGCCTCCTCGGCGCGCGCCTCGGCCCTGCGCTCGGCCTCCGCCTGGGCCTCCGCCTTCGCGGCGAGCTCGGCCTGGCGCAGCTGGGCCTCGGCCTGGGCGTCGATCCGGTCGGCGAGGGTGCTGCCCATCGAGACGGCCTGGGTCAGTCCGGTGCCCCCCGCCGGGGCCGCTTCCGCGGCGAGGGCCGGGGAGGCTGCGGCGCCGACGACGCCGGCGGCGGCCAGGACCGCGACACCGGCGGCCCGGGTGCTCCTGCGGGCCGGACGGCTCGGGGCACGGTGCTTCCCGGTGGCACGGGTGAACGCCATGGAGGGGCGGTTCCTTTCCTTCCTTCTCGCCTACCGGGTTAGCTGACGGGTTCGGAGCAGGAAGGTCTCCTACGGGCACCTGGGCCCTCGCGGGGCCCGGACGTCCGATTCACCCCAGGGACACGGTGGGTCCCCGGCTCCCCTGGCTCGCGCCTGACGGGGACTCGGCGATGGCTGCCCGGCGCCGCGGATGCGGCATACGTCCGGCGGACAGCCGAGCCGACGCTAGGCGGGAGGGCTTTCGATCACCAAGCGGACAGGCCCTTTTGTCGGACATCCCACAGGGCATACCCCCTCTTTCGGACCATTCCGGGCGTGGGGTGGCGTGGGTACGCCAGGGGCCCCGGCGAGCGCTTCCGCTCGCCGGGGCCCCTGGGAGGAGGACGGTGACCGTCCGTCAGCCGTTGACGACCGTCACCTCTCCGATGCCCAGTTCCCGCACCGGGCCGGCGATCCGGGCGGCGTCCCCGACCAGCACGGTGACGAGCCGGTCCACCGGGAAGGCGTTCACCACGGCGGCGGTCGCCTCGACCGTGCCGGTCTCGGCCAGGCGCGCGTACAGGTGGGCCTGGTAGTCGTCCGGGAGGTGCTGCTCCACCTGGTCGGCCAGGGTCGCCGCGACGGAGGCGGCGGTCTCGAACTTCAGCGGGGCGACGCCCACGAGGTTCTGCACCGCGGTCTCCCGCTCGGCGTCGGTGAGCCCTTCCGCCGCCAGCGTCCGCAGGACCTTCCACAGGTCCTCCAGCGCGGGGCCGGTGGACTCGGTGTCCACCGAGCCGCTGATGGCCAGCATCGCTGCTCCGGTCGCCCCGGCGGCGGAGCCGGGCGCGGTGGAGCGCAGCACCTGGGCGAAGGCCCGGACGCCGTAGGTGTAGCCCTTCTCCTCACGCAGGACCCGGTCCAGCCGTGAGGTGAGGGTTCCGCCCAGGCAGTAGGTGCCGAGGACCTGGGCCGGCCAGACGCTGTCGTGGCGGTCGGCGCCGATCCGGCCGATCAGCAGCTGGGTCTGCACGGCTCCGGGGCGGTCGACGACGATCACCCGGCCGGTGTCGTCCGCGGTGATCGGGGGGACCGGACGGGCCTGGGCGGTGTTCCCGGACCAGTCGCCGAGAGTACCGGCGAGCAGGGCGTCCAGATCGACGCCGGTGAGGTCGCCGACGATCACCGCGGTGGCGGTGGACGGCCGCACATGGGCGTCGTAGAAGGCCCGTACGGCGGCCGCGTCGATGCTCCGCACGGTCTCCTCGGTGCCCTGGCGGGGCCGGGACATCCGCGCGGTGGCCGGGAAGAGCTCCCTGGAGAGCTGCTTGGCGGCACGCCGGGCCGGATTGGCCTGCTCGTGCGGGATCTCGTCCAGGCGGTTGCCGACCAGGCGCTCCACCTCGTCCTCCGCGAAGGCGGGGGCCCGCAGCGCCTCGGCGACCAGGCCCAGCGCCTTGGCCAGCCGGGAGACCGGGACCTCCAGCGAGACCCGTACACCCGGGTGGTCGGCGTGGGCGTCGAGGGTGGCGCCGCACCGTTCCAGTTCGGCGGCGAACTCCTCGGCGGAGCGCTTGTCGGTGCCCTCCGACAGTGCGCGCGCCATGATCGTGGCCACACCGTCCAGGCCCTCGGGCTCGGCGTCCAGCGGTGCCTGGAGGAAGATCTCCACGGCGACGACCTGCTGGCCGGGCCGGTGGCAGCGCAGCACGGTCAGGCCGTTGGGCAGGGCGCCCCGGTCGGGCGCCGGGAAGGCCCAGGGCCGGGCCTCGCCCGCGGTCGGCTGCGGGTGGTACTCCATCGCTACTCCCGTCACGGCGGCGTCGGTCACTTGTCCGCCCCCTCGTGCGCGTCGGTGCCGGCGTCCTGTGCCGCCGCGTCGCTGTCGTCGGCCGGTTCGACCGGTTCGTAGACCAGCACCGCCCTGTTGTCCGGGCGCAGCCGCTCCTGGGCGACCGCCCTGACCTCCTCGGCCGTCACGTCCAGCACCCGCCCCACGGCGGTGAGGGCGAGCTGGGGGTCGCCGAAGAGGACGGCGTAGCGGCACAGTTCGTCGGCGCGGCCCGCGACCGTGCCGAGCCGGTCCAGCCACTCGCGTTCCAGCTGGGCCTGGGCGCGTTCCATCTCCTCGGGGGTGGGGCCTTCGGCGGCGAAGCGCGTCAGCTCGTCGTCGACGGCCGCCTCGATCCGCTCCACCTCGACCCCGCCGGACGTCTTGACGTCCAGCCAGCCCAGCGAGGGCGCGCCGGCGAGCCTGAGCAGTCCGAAGCCCGCGGCGACCGCCGTACGGTCGCGGCGGACCAGGCGGTTGTGCAGGCGGGAGGACTCCCCGCCGCCGAGCACGGTCAGCGCGAGGTCGGCTGCGTCGCACGCGCGGGTGCCGTCGTGCGGGAGGCGGTAGGCGGCCATCAGGGCGCGGGCCGGCACCTCCTCGTGGACGACCTCGCGCAGCTGCCCGCCGATGACGTCGGGGAGCGTGCCGTCACGCGGCGGCTGCTTGCCGTCGTGGGAGGGGATGGAGCCGAAGTACTTCTCGATCCAGGCGAGCGTCTGCTCCGGGTCGATGTCGCCGACGACGGAGAGCACCGCGTTGTTGGGGGCGTAGTACGTACGGAAGAAGGTGCGCGCGTCCTCGAGGGTCGCGGCGTCCAGATCGGCCATCGAGCCGATCGGGGTGTGGTGGTAGGGGTGGCCCTCCGGGTACGCCAGCGCCGTGAGCCTCTCGAAGGCGGTGCCGTAGGGGACGTTGTCGTAGCGCTGGCGGCGTTCGTTCTTCACGACGTCACGCTGGTTCTCCATCGACTCCTCGTCGAGCGCGGCGAGCAGTGAGCCCATCCGGTCGGCTTCGAGCCACAGGGCCAGCTCCAGCTGGTGCGCGGGCATCGTCTCGAAGTAGTTGGTGCGCTCGAAGCTGGTGGTGCCGTTGAGCGAGCCGCCGGCGCCCTGCACCAGCTCGAAGTGCCCGTTCCCCTTGACCTGGCCGGAGCCCTGGAACATCAGGTGCTCGAAGAGGTGAGCCAGACCGGTGCGGCCCTTGACCTCGTGGCGGGAACCGACGTCGTACCAGAGGCAGACGGCGGCGACGGGGGTCAGATGGTCCTCCGAGAGCACCACGCGCAGGCCGTTGGCCAGGCGGTGCTCGGTCGCCGTCAAACCGCCGGAACCGGCCTGGGCTGTGGCCGTGTGACCCATGGGCATGTACGTCCCTTCGATCGGTACAGGATTTCCTGCCGGACCTGCCACTGTAAGCAAGCGCACGGGTACCTGGCGAAGTTCCCGTCAGGTGAATGTTGTCGTGGATACGGCCGTGGGGGGCCGCGCGCGGGGGCGGGGGTCTGCGCGGCGAAGGGCCCGGGGGTGATCGCGGAGGGGCTCTCCGGGCGGGCCGCGGCACGCGTCCTCGCCCGCTTCGGACGGGTCGAGGTCGGGGTTGTCAGTCGGGCGGTCCACAATGGTCGGCGTCAGAACCTGAGGTTGCCCGACAGAATCTGTGAAGGAGTCGCAGCCGCGATGGCCCGCCGCAGCACGAAGACCCCGCCGCCGGACGACTTCGAGGAGAAGATCCTCGACATCGACGTCGTCGACGAAATGCAGGGCTCCTTCCTCGAGTACGCGTACTCGGTGATCTACTCCAGGGCGCTGCCCGACGCCCGTGACGGCATGAAGCCCGTGCACCGTCGCATCGTGTCCCAGATGAACGAGATGGGACTGCGCCCCGACCGCGGTTACGTCAAGTGCGCCCGGGTCGTGGGCGACGTGATGGGCAAGCTGCACCCGCACGGTGACGCGTCGATCTACGACGCCCTGGTGCGCATGGCACAGCCGTTCTCCATGCGGCTGCCCCTGGTCGACGGCCACGGCAACTTCGGTTCGCTGGGCAACGACGACCCGCCGGCCGCCATGCGGTACACCGAGTGCCGGATGGCCGACGCCACGTCGCTGATGACGGAGTCGATCGACGAGGACACCGTCGACTTCCAGTCGAACTACGACGGCCAGGAGCGAGAACCGGTCGTTCTCCCCGCCGCCTACCCGAACCTCCTGGTCAACGGGGCTTCGGGCATCGCCGTCGGGATGGCGACCAACATGCCGCCGCACAACCTGGGCGAGGTGATCTCGGCCGCCCGGCATCTCATCAGGCATCCGAACGCCGACCTCGACACGCTGATGCGGTTCGTCCCCGGTCCGGATCTGCCGACCGGCGGGCGGATCGTGGGTCTCGGCGGCGTCAAGGACGCCTACGCGTCGGGCCGCGGCACGTTCAGGATCCGCGCCACGGTCGCCATAGAGAACGTCACCGCCCGCCGCAAGGGCCTGGTCGTCACCGAACTCCCCTTCTCCGTCGGGCCGGAGAAGGTGGTCTCCAAGATCAAGGACCTCGTCGGTTCCAAGAAGCTCCAGGGCATCGCGGACGTCAAGGACCTCACGGACCGTGAGCACGGTCTGCGCCTGGTGATCGAGGTGAAGAACGGCTTCGTACCGGAGGCCGTTCTGGAGCAGCTCTACAAGCTGACGCCGATGGAGGAGTCCTTCGGCATCAACAACGTGGCGCTGGTGGACGGGCAGCCGCTCACCCTGGGTCTCAAGGAACTGCTGGAGGTCTACCTCGACCACCGCTTCGAGGTGGTGCGCCGACGCAGCGAGTTCCGCCGGACCAAGCGGCGCGACCGGCTGCACCTGGTCGAGGGCCTGCTCGTCGCCCTGCTCGACATCGACGAGGTCATCCGGATCATCCGGGACAGCGACAACTCCGCCCAGGCCAAGGAGCGCCTGATGGAGCACTTCTCGCTGAGCGAGATCCAGACGCAGTACATCCTGGAGACCCCGCTGCGCCGGCTCACCCGCTTCGACCGGGTCGAGCTGGAGAGCGAGCGCGACCGGCTGCACGGGGAGATCACCTCACTGACCGCGATCCTGGAGTCGGACGCGGAGCTGCGCAAGCTGGTCTCCTCCGAACTGGCCGCGGTGGCGAAGAAGTTCGGCACCGACCGGCGTACGGTGCTGCTGGAGTCGGCGGGCACGCAGGTGGCCTCGGTGCCGCTGGAGGTGGCCGACGACCCGTGCCAGGTGCTGCTCTCCTCGACCGGTCTGCTGGCCCGTACGGCGGGTCCCGGCCCGATCGTGGTGCCCGAGGGCTCCAAGCGCGCCAAGCACGACGCGATCGTCTCGGCCGTCCCGGCGACGGCGCGCGGCGACGTGGGGGCGGTGA
This DNA window, taken from Streptomyces nitrosporeus, encodes the following:
- a CDS encoding HPr family phosphocarrier protein, whose protein sequence is MAERRVNVGWTEGLHARPASIFVRAATASGIPVGIAKADGPPVNAASMLAVLGLGVQGGEEIVLSSEAEDAEAALDRLAKLVAEGLGELPETV
- a CDS encoding GntR family transcriptional regulator, with protein sequence MRIPAHSVCTAIRDDIVSGVFARGSRLTEEVLARRYGVSRVPVREALRTLESEGFVVTRRHAGACVAEPTEQEAADLLEIRMLLEPLGAARAAQRRTEAHLKVLRGLVRLGQERVRRGEGEDLRSLGGWFHETLAQASGSPALIALLTQLRHKIAWMYTVERPARPADSWAEHGAIVDAVARGDAERARALTAQHTERATAAHRLRRPAQKAGVPRVRTSQHVVNTAGLRY
- a CDS encoding MerR family transcriptional regulator — encoded protein: MTADNPLGGRLDDDDYPAYTMGRAVEMLGTNAGFLRALGEARLITPLRSEGGHRRYSRYQLRIAARARELVDQGTPIEAACRIIILEDQLEEAQRINAEYRRAAAKADDSSD
- a CDS encoding cold-shock protein — encoded protein: MASGTVKWFNAEKGFGFIEQDGGGADVFAHYSNIAAQGFRELQEGQKVNFDIAQGQKGPTAENIVPA
- a CDS encoding DUF2975 domain-containing protein; translation: MGRMTVLALRAVLAALLMGSVFVQAVMVPLLAMDLGDLAADHAYLRTPLLTIVVLGFVTVEIVLVCVWRLVTMVRRGTVFSHAAFRHVHVVIGAVVAAALLVLALAVLLAPGEAVAPGVVLLVCGAAVAVLGVALVVLVLRMLLAQAVARDVEAARMRAELDVVI
- a CDS encoding helix-turn-helix domain-containing protein, producing MPIVVGIDVMLAKRKMSVGELAERVGITPANLAVLKNGRAKAVRFATLAALCEALDCQPGDLLRWEAAEEEG
- a CDS encoding M23 family metallopeptidase, with the translated sequence MAFTRATGKHRAPSRPARRSTRAAGVAVLAAAGVVGAAASPALAAEAAPAGGTGLTQAVSMGSTLADRIDAQAEAQLRQAELAAKAEAQAEAERRAEARAEEAREAEARAARAAERARLNAFRLPVAGSYVTTGYRSGGSLWSSGSHSGVDFRAASGSSVVAVGAGTVVEAGWGGAYGNNVVLRMTDGTYTQYGHLSSIDVSVGQSVAAGRQIGLSGSTGNSTGPHLHFEARTTPDYGSDMDPVAYLRSHGVQL
- a CDS encoding M16 family metallopeptidase, which codes for MEYHPQPTAGEARPWAFPAPDRGALPNGLTVLRCHRPGQQVVAVEIFLQAPLDAEPEGLDGVATIMARALSEGTDKRSAEEFAAELERCGATLDAHADHPGVRVSLEVPVSRLAKALGLVAEALRAPAFAEDEVERLVGNRLDEIPHEQANPARRAAKQLSRELFPATARMSRPRQGTEETVRSIDAAAVRAFYDAHVRPSTATAVIVGDLTGVDLDALLAGTLGDWSGNTAQARPVPPITADDTGRVIVVDRPGAVQTQLLIGRIGADRHDSVWPAQVLGTYCLGGTLTSRLDRVLREEKGYTYGVRAFAQVLRSTAPGSAAGATGAAMLAISGSVDTESTGPALEDLWKVLRTLAAEGLTDAERETAVQNLVGVAPLKFETAASVAATLADQVEQHLPDDYQAHLYARLAETGTVEATAAVVNAFPVDRLVTVLVGDAARIAGPVRELGIGEVTVVNG
- a CDS encoding M16 family metallopeptidase, which produces MPMGHTATAQAGSGGLTATEHRLANGLRVVLSEDHLTPVAAVCLWYDVGSRHEVKGRTGLAHLFEHLMFQGSGQVKGNGHFELVQGAGGSLNGTTSFERTNYFETMPAHQLELALWLEADRMGSLLAALDEESMENQRDVVKNERRQRYDNVPYGTAFERLTALAYPEGHPYHHTPIGSMADLDAATLEDARTFFRTYYAPNNAVLSVVGDIDPEQTLAWIEKYFGSIPSHDGKQPPRDGTLPDVIGGQLREVVHEEVPARALMAAYRLPHDGTRACDAADLALTVLGGGESSRLHNRLVRRDRTAVAAGFGLLRLAGAPSLGWLDVKTSGGVEVERIEAAVDDELTRFAAEGPTPEEMERAQAQLEREWLDRLGTVAGRADELCRYAVLFGDPQLALTAVGRVLDVTAEEVRAVAQERLRPDNRAVLVYEPVEPADDSDAAAQDAGTDAHEGADK
- a CDS encoding DNA gyrase/topoisomerase IV subunit A; protein product: MARRSTKTPPPDDFEEKILDIDVVDEMQGSFLEYAYSVIYSRALPDARDGMKPVHRRIVSQMNEMGLRPDRGYVKCARVVGDVMGKLHPHGDASIYDALVRMAQPFSMRLPLVDGHGNFGSLGNDDPPAAMRYTECRMADATSLMTESIDEDTVDFQSNYDGQEREPVVLPAAYPNLLVNGASGIAVGMATNMPPHNLGEVISAARHLIRHPNADLDTLMRFVPGPDLPTGGRIVGLGGVKDAYASGRGTFRIRATVAIENVTARRKGLVVTELPFSVGPEKVVSKIKDLVGSKKLQGIADVKDLTDREHGLRLVIEVKNGFVPEAVLEQLYKLTPMEESFGINNVALVDGQPLTLGLKELLEVYLDHRFEVVRRRSEFRRTKRRDRLHLVEGLLVALLDIDEVIRIIRDSDNSAQAKERLMEHFSLSEIQTQYILETPLRRLTRFDRVELESERDRLHGEITSLTAILESDAELRKLVSSELAAVAKKFGTDRRTVLLESAGTQVASVPLEVADDPCQVLLSSTGLLARTAGPGPIVVPEGSKRAKHDAIVSAVPATARGDVGAVTSSGRLLRLSVIDLPQLPDTHAAPTLAGGAQISEFLTLEADEELVCLTTLDEESPGLAIGTLQGVVKRVVPDYPPNKDELGVIALKDGDRIVGATQLRTGEEDLVFITSDAQLLRYPAAQVRPQGRPAGGMAGVKLAAGASVLSFTAVDPAADAVVFTVAGSHGTLDDSEHTAKLTPFDQYPRKGRATGGVRCQRFLKGEDVLVFAWAGAVPARAAQKNGAPAELPAPDPRRDGSGTPLASPVAVIAGALPQ